One window of the Solanum stenotomum isolate F172 chromosome 11, ASM1918654v1, whole genome shotgun sequence genome contains the following:
- the LOC125845842 gene encoding uncharacterized protein LOC125845842 produces the protein MLSQVVTNQSGQQRENQQDVADTSRICEFLRMNPLDFNCSSVIEDPKNFVEELQKIFEVMYVVDSEGVELVAYLLKGVFRIWYGQWKRSIVEREPIVCWVVFEGAFMGHFFPFELREAKKPNGLAPSSTSAPSPRNKGACRDGSTGCFKCGQTFHFMREFPKNMKPVSVSKPVDESILAERVYRDVTSLVNHKDTMAYLVELNMVDFDVI, from the exons atgttgagtcaagtggtGACCAACCAATCTGGGCAACAAAGAGAGAATCAACaggatgtggctgatacatcCAGGATctgtgagttcttaaggatgaatcctttAGACTTCAACTGTTCAAGTGTCATTGAGGATCCGAAAAACTTTGTTGAAGAGCTACAGAAGATTTTTGAGGTTATGTATGTCGTTGATTCTGAGGgagtggaactagttgcatatcTATTGAAGGGTGTTTTTAGGATTTGGTATGGACAATGGAAAAGGAGTATAGTTGAACGAGAACCAAttgtttgttgggttgtgtttgaaGGTGCCTTCATGGGGCATTTTTTTCCCTTTGAGCTAAGAGAGGCAAAG AAGCCAAATGGACTTGCTCCATCATCTACTAGTGCACCTTCACCAAGGAACAAAG GAGcatgtcgtgatggctccactggttgtttcaagtgtggtcagactTTTCACTTCATGAGAGAGTTCCCTAAGAATATGAAG CCCGTCAGTGTTTCCAAACCTGTCgatgagtctattctagctgagagagtttatcgtgatgTTACCAGTTTagtcaatcacaaggacaccatggctTACTTAGTTGAGCTTAATatggtggactttgatgttatttaG